In one window of Nicotiana tabacum cultivar K326 chromosome 12, ASM71507v2, whole genome shotgun sequence DNA:
- the LOC142167462 gene encoding uncharacterized protein LOC142167462 produces the protein MENILITSDRIEETAESSCASQKSRKRVRKQLKESPPCKILRHDALPEKKVEFTAVRSCSKRYELKCIVDKCGWNVRATRIKNSTLFRVIKYHNIHECSVDARKSDQKHATSNFISEQIIEHVRDKKIKVTPAFVENEMKKKFGIDIGYHKAWRAIQKVVACIRVSPEENYQILPSYLHMMVCKNPGMYTSIKRDAQNRFAYMFFAPAASVAGWFYCRPVIAVDATFLKSKYRGVLFVVVSKDANNQIFPLCFGVAESKNNEAYIWFFGEMRKAIQVRRELVFLSDRNQLIANGIRKVFPEAHHGICLYHFEKNLKQRHAKATVINLFQSVARSYKCEDFNQLMSQPKSIDKKTYNYKMEEPLERWTRSWFPRRRYDMLTTNMVFNLDIMLFRINSEGIEFIVDLKKRTCDFLEFQLDELPCPHAIAAINKRYLQKSDYCSNLYSKETWLKTYEGHVNTVGDQKSWDIPQNVQSEITNLPM, from the exons ATGGAGAATATACTGATAACATCAGATAGAATTGAAGAAACTGCTGAAAGTTCTTGTGCTTCTCAGAAATCAAGAAAAAGGGTGAGGAAACAGCTAAAAGAATCTCCACCATGTAAAATACTTAGGCACGATGCGTTGCCTGAGAAA AAAGTTGAATTCACTGCTGTTAGATCATGTTCAAAGAGATACGAGCTGAAATGCATCGTGGACAAATGTGGTTGGAATGTACGTGCTACCAGAATAAAAAATTCCACACTATTCAGGGTGATAAAATATCATAACATCCATGAATGCTCGGTTGATGCAAGAAAATCAGATCAGAAGCATGCTAcatcaaattttataagtgaaCAAATTATAGAACATGTTCGAGACAAAAAGATAAAGGTTACACCAGCCTTtgtagaaaatgaaatgaaaaagaaatttggaattgaCATTGGTTATCACAAGGCATGGCGTGCTATTCAAAAAGTTGTTGCTTGCATAAGGGTGTCACCTGAAGAGAACTACCAGATTCTTCCTTCATACCTACACATGATGGTGTGCAAAAACCCAGGAATGTACACAAGCATAAAAAGAGATGCGCAGAATAG ATTTGCTTACATGTTCTTTGCTCCTGCAGCATCAGTAGCTGGTTGGTTCTACTGTAGACCCGTTATTGCAGTAGATGCAACGTTTTTAAAGTCCAAATATCGTGGTGTTCTATTTGTTGTTGTATCAAAGGATGCAAACAATCAAATCTTTCCTCTATGTTTTGGTGTAGCAGAATCAAAAAACAATGAGGCATACATTTGGTTCTTCGGGgaaatgagaaaagcaattcaagtccgTCGTGAATTGGTTTTCTTGTCAGATAGAAACCAATTGATTGCAAATGGGATTAGAAAAGTTTTTCCTGAAGCTCACCATGGTATCTGCCTCTATCACTttgagaaaaatttaaagcaaagACATGCAAAAGCCACAgtaataaatctttttcaaagtgTTGCAAGGTCATACAAATGTGAAGATTTTAATCAGTTAATGTCCCAACCCAAAAGTATTGACAAGaaaacatacaattacaaaatGGAAGAGCCTCTAGAGAGATGGACTCGATCGTGGTTCCCACGGCGACGTTATGATATGCTAACAACAAACATG gTGTTCAACCTTGATATAATGTTGTTCAGAATAAATAGTGAAGGAATCGAATTCATTGTGgacttaaagaagagaacttgtGACTTCCTGGaattccaacttgatgaattGCCCTGTCCACATGCAATTGCTGCTATTAATAAGAGATATCTGCAGAAATCTGATTACTGCTCAAATTTGTATTCAAAGGAAACATGGTTGAAAACATATGAAGGACATGTGAATACCGTGGGAGATCAAAAATCATGGGATATACCACAAAATGTACAATCTGAGATCACAAACCTCCCAATGTAG
- the LOC107816207 gene encoding pentatricopeptide repeat-containing protein At1g76280 isoform X2, translated as MPKLLSKVRASSIVQTLLNDIRNGGKEIGGFSQAMRTFTTSSGHVEEPVSGLGQKQIVDALVFGERSRAVSLLYDFSLGNNKLSANDFASILQTCARLPDPLFVMETWKIMEEKEIDISAKCYFLAARALCKGGYLKEALSLMSIMEENPNSYSMLPVYNNFLVACSETHTVDYANECMGLMEHQMVGKNEITYAQFLKLAVLQQNLSAVHEIWKECSKYYSLSVISLRKFIWSFTELRDLQSAYTTLQHMVSLVVRENSYISRTAEGRFCDLRLDIPAPSTGNLSFIDASLNTEGSTNFDLERQSIGSIEISTVKKPLSASVTKLLRWSFNDVMHACAKVQNCDLAEQLMLQMQTLGLQPSGSTYDGFIRAIVTTRGFSDGVEVLKVMQEKNIKPHDSTLAVLAVICSRELQLDRAEAFLDEMAEIRSPRPYNAFLEACDVLDQPERAVQILAKMKKLNLQPNIRTYELLFSLFGNVNSPYEEGNMLSQVDVAKRINAIEMDMMKYGLQHSHLSLKNVLKALGTEGMIKELIQYLHAAENRFSRYDTYMITPVYNTVLHSLVEAKESQMATQIFKSMVSSGVPPDAATYNIMIDCCSIIGCFRSALTLISMMLHNGFNPQAVTLTGLLKISLRSEDFDGSLKLLNQGISEGIQLDVLLYNTILQVASEKGRIDVIELIVEQMHVHGVLPDPSTCSHVFAAYIDHGFYNTAMEALQVLSVRMIAGCDNIADDKQTELENLILGEDLEDESQILEPFKDSKEYLTVALLQLRWCAILGYPVSWSPSESQWARRLSNNLASMSGSL; from the exons ATGCCTAAACTTCT ATCGAAAGTCCGCGCGAGTTCGATAGTGCAAACACTTTTAAATGATATTCGAAAT GGAGGAAAGGAAATTGGAGGCTTTAGCCAAGCTATGAGAACTTTCACTACCTCTAGCG GGCATGTCGAGGAGCCTGTTTCAGGATTAGGGCAAAAACAAATTGTTGATGCACTTGTCTTTGGAGAGAGAAGCAGAGCTGTTAGTCTTCTCTATGACTTTAGTCTTGGAAACAACAAATTGAGCGCCAATGATTTCGCTTCAATCCTGCAAACTTGCGCAAGATTGCCTGATCCATTA TTTGTGATGGAGACTTGGAAGATTATGGAGGAGAAGGAAATCGACATTAGTGCCAAGTGCTATTTTCTTGCTGCTCGAGCACTCTGTAAAGGGGGTTACTTGAAGGAG GCACTCAGTTTGATGAGTATCATGGAAGAAAACCCAAATAGTTATTCTATGTTGCCTGTTTATAACAACTTCTTGGTGGCTTGTTCTGAAACACATACAGTAGATTATGCTAATGAATGTATGGGTTTGATGGAGCATCAGATGGTGGGAAAGAATGAGATAACATATGCTCAGTTTCTCAAG CTTGCAGTTTTGCAGCAAAACCTGTCTGCTGTCCATGAAATCTGGAAGGAATGTAGTAAATATTACAGTCTCAGCGTTATTTCTCTTAGGAAGTTTATATGGTCCTTTACGGAGCTGAGAGATCTGCAATCAGCCTACACAACCTTACAACACATGGTGAGCTTGGTTGTTAGAGAAAACTCTTACATAAGTAGAACTGCTGAAGGAAGGTTTTGTGATTTAAGATTGGATATTCCAGCGCCTTCCACTGGCAACCTGAGTTTCATCGATGCATCTCTCAACACAGAGGGTAGCACCAATTTTGACTTGGAAAGGCAAAGTATTGGCAGCATTGAAATAAGCACAGTAAAAAAACCATTAAGTGCATCTGTTACAAAGCTTTTAAGGTGGTCCTTCAATGATGTCATGCATGCTtgtgcaaaagttcaaaattgTGATTTGGCTGAGCAGTTAATGTTACAG ATGCAAACTCTTGGTTTGCAACCATCAGGGAGTACATATGATGGCTTCATTAGGGCAATTGTTACCACAAGAGGATTTAGTGATGGAGTGGAAGTG CTAAAGGTTATGCAAGAGAAAAATATTAAGCCTCATGATTCAACTCTTGCTGTTTTAGCAGTCATCTGCAGCAGAGAGTTACAACTCGACAGGGCAGAGGCTTTCTTGGATGAGATGGCCGAAATCCGAAGTCCTCGTCCTTATAATGCTTTCCTTGAAGCATGTGATGTCCTG GATCAACCTGAACGAGCAGTTCAGATATTGGCTAAGATGAAAAAGTTGAATCTCCAGCCAAATATCAGGACATATGAATTGCTATTCTCATTGTTTGGTAATGTGAATTCACCTTATGAAGAGGGCAACATGCTGTCACAAGTGGATGTTGCTAAAAGGATAAATGCTATAGAAATGGATATGATGAAATACGGCCTTCAGCACAGTCACCTGTCATTGAAGAATGTG TTGAAAGCGCTTGGAACAGAGGGGATGATAAAGGAGCTGATTCAATATTTACATGCTGCGGAGAATCGGTTCTCTCGTTATGACACTTATATGATCACACCTGTCTATAATACAGTTTTGCATTCCCTTGTTGAGGCTAAAGAG agCCAAATGGCAACGCAGATTTTCAAATCTATGGTGTCTTCTGGAGTTCCACCCGATGCTGCAACATATAACATCATGATTGATTGCTGTAGCATTATTGGATGTTTCAGATCTGCACTTACCCTGATCTCTATGATGTTACACAATGGTTTCAATCCTCAAGCAGTGACTTTAACTGGTCTGTTAAAG ATATCGTTGAGATCTGAGGACTTTGATGGTTCATTAAAATTGTTGAATCAAGGAATTTCAGAAGGGATCCAGCTTGATGTACTTTTATATAACACCATTCTTCAAGTGGCATCTGAGAAG GGAAGAATAGATGTCATCGAGCTCATTGTGGAGCAGATGCACGTCCATGGGGTTCTGCCAGATCCATCAACTTGCAGTCATGTTTTCGCTGCATACATAGACCATGGATTCTACAATACTGCCATGGAAGCATTGCAAGTTTTGAGTGTGCGAATGATTGCTGGGTGTGACAACATTGCGGATGACAAGCAAACTGAACTCGAAAATCTAATTCTTGGTGAAGACTTGGAAGACGAGTCCCAGATTCTTGAGCCTTTCAAAGACTCAAAGGAATATCTTACTGTTGCCTTACTACAATTAAGATGGTGTGCCATACTTGGATATCCAGTATCGTGGTCACCTAGTGAAAGTCAATGGGCCAGGAGACTTTCAAATAATCTTGCTTCAATGAGTGGTTCTCTATGA
- the LOC107816207 gene encoding pentatricopeptide repeat-containing protein At1g76280 isoform X1, which produces MPKLLFIFTRSKVRASSIVQTLLNDIRNGGKEIGGFSQAMRTFTTSSGHVEEPVSGLGQKQIVDALVFGERSRAVSLLYDFSLGNNKLSANDFASILQTCARLPDPLFVMETWKIMEEKEIDISAKCYFLAARALCKGGYLKEALSLMSIMEENPNSYSMLPVYNNFLVACSETHTVDYANECMGLMEHQMVGKNEITYAQFLKLAVLQQNLSAVHEIWKECSKYYSLSVISLRKFIWSFTELRDLQSAYTTLQHMVSLVVRENSYISRTAEGRFCDLRLDIPAPSTGNLSFIDASLNTEGSTNFDLERQSIGSIEISTVKKPLSASVTKLLRWSFNDVMHACAKVQNCDLAEQLMLQMQTLGLQPSGSTYDGFIRAIVTTRGFSDGVEVLKVMQEKNIKPHDSTLAVLAVICSRELQLDRAEAFLDEMAEIRSPRPYNAFLEACDVLDQPERAVQILAKMKKLNLQPNIRTYELLFSLFGNVNSPYEEGNMLSQVDVAKRINAIEMDMMKYGLQHSHLSLKNVLKALGTEGMIKELIQYLHAAENRFSRYDTYMITPVYNTVLHSLVEAKESQMATQIFKSMVSSGVPPDAATYNIMIDCCSIIGCFRSALTLISMMLHNGFNPQAVTLTGLLKISLRSEDFDGSLKLLNQGISEGIQLDVLLYNTILQVASEKGRIDVIELIVEQMHVHGVLPDPSTCSHVFAAYIDHGFYNTAMEALQVLSVRMIAGCDNIADDKQTELENLILGEDLEDESQILEPFKDSKEYLTVALLQLRWCAILGYPVSWSPSESQWARRLSNNLASMSGSL; this is translated from the exons ATGCCTAAACTTCT GTTTATTTTTACCAGATCGAAAGTCCGCGCGAGTTCGATAGTGCAAACACTTTTAAATGATATTCGAAAT GGAGGAAAGGAAATTGGAGGCTTTAGCCAAGCTATGAGAACTTTCACTACCTCTAGCG GGCATGTCGAGGAGCCTGTTTCAGGATTAGGGCAAAAACAAATTGTTGATGCACTTGTCTTTGGAGAGAGAAGCAGAGCTGTTAGTCTTCTCTATGACTTTAGTCTTGGAAACAACAAATTGAGCGCCAATGATTTCGCTTCAATCCTGCAAACTTGCGCAAGATTGCCTGATCCATTA TTTGTGATGGAGACTTGGAAGATTATGGAGGAGAAGGAAATCGACATTAGTGCCAAGTGCTATTTTCTTGCTGCTCGAGCACTCTGTAAAGGGGGTTACTTGAAGGAG GCACTCAGTTTGATGAGTATCATGGAAGAAAACCCAAATAGTTATTCTATGTTGCCTGTTTATAACAACTTCTTGGTGGCTTGTTCTGAAACACATACAGTAGATTATGCTAATGAATGTATGGGTTTGATGGAGCATCAGATGGTGGGAAAGAATGAGATAACATATGCTCAGTTTCTCAAG CTTGCAGTTTTGCAGCAAAACCTGTCTGCTGTCCATGAAATCTGGAAGGAATGTAGTAAATATTACAGTCTCAGCGTTATTTCTCTTAGGAAGTTTATATGGTCCTTTACGGAGCTGAGAGATCTGCAATCAGCCTACACAACCTTACAACACATGGTGAGCTTGGTTGTTAGAGAAAACTCTTACATAAGTAGAACTGCTGAAGGAAGGTTTTGTGATTTAAGATTGGATATTCCAGCGCCTTCCACTGGCAACCTGAGTTTCATCGATGCATCTCTCAACACAGAGGGTAGCACCAATTTTGACTTGGAAAGGCAAAGTATTGGCAGCATTGAAATAAGCACAGTAAAAAAACCATTAAGTGCATCTGTTACAAAGCTTTTAAGGTGGTCCTTCAATGATGTCATGCATGCTtgtgcaaaagttcaaaattgTGATTTGGCTGAGCAGTTAATGTTACAG ATGCAAACTCTTGGTTTGCAACCATCAGGGAGTACATATGATGGCTTCATTAGGGCAATTGTTACCACAAGAGGATTTAGTGATGGAGTGGAAGTG CTAAAGGTTATGCAAGAGAAAAATATTAAGCCTCATGATTCAACTCTTGCTGTTTTAGCAGTCATCTGCAGCAGAGAGTTACAACTCGACAGGGCAGAGGCTTTCTTGGATGAGATGGCCGAAATCCGAAGTCCTCGTCCTTATAATGCTTTCCTTGAAGCATGTGATGTCCTG GATCAACCTGAACGAGCAGTTCAGATATTGGCTAAGATGAAAAAGTTGAATCTCCAGCCAAATATCAGGACATATGAATTGCTATTCTCATTGTTTGGTAATGTGAATTCACCTTATGAAGAGGGCAACATGCTGTCACAAGTGGATGTTGCTAAAAGGATAAATGCTATAGAAATGGATATGATGAAATACGGCCTTCAGCACAGTCACCTGTCATTGAAGAATGTG TTGAAAGCGCTTGGAACAGAGGGGATGATAAAGGAGCTGATTCAATATTTACATGCTGCGGAGAATCGGTTCTCTCGTTATGACACTTATATGATCACACCTGTCTATAATACAGTTTTGCATTCCCTTGTTGAGGCTAAAGAG agCCAAATGGCAACGCAGATTTTCAAATCTATGGTGTCTTCTGGAGTTCCACCCGATGCTGCAACATATAACATCATGATTGATTGCTGTAGCATTATTGGATGTTTCAGATCTGCACTTACCCTGATCTCTATGATGTTACACAATGGTTTCAATCCTCAAGCAGTGACTTTAACTGGTCTGTTAAAG ATATCGTTGAGATCTGAGGACTTTGATGGTTCATTAAAATTGTTGAATCAAGGAATTTCAGAAGGGATCCAGCTTGATGTACTTTTATATAACACCATTCTTCAAGTGGCATCTGAGAAG GGAAGAATAGATGTCATCGAGCTCATTGTGGAGCAGATGCACGTCCATGGGGTTCTGCCAGATCCATCAACTTGCAGTCATGTTTTCGCTGCATACATAGACCATGGATTCTACAATACTGCCATGGAAGCATTGCAAGTTTTGAGTGTGCGAATGATTGCTGGGTGTGACAACATTGCGGATGACAAGCAAACTGAACTCGAAAATCTAATTCTTGGTGAAGACTTGGAAGACGAGTCCCAGATTCTTGAGCCTTTCAAAGACTCAAAGGAATATCTTACTGTTGCCTTACTACAATTAAGATGGTGTGCCATACTTGGATATCCAGTATCGTGGTCACCTAGTGAAAGTCAATGGGCCAGGAGACTTTCAAATAATCTTGCTTCAATGAGTGGTTCTCTATGA
- the LOC107816208 gene encoding uncharacterized protein LOC107816208 has product MSSLTLKPTFLLQSYGSSSVDNRRLCSLISFQKKKTFRKQRFTLRAQSFDSSQKNNENDSKNESKPPNGSMQKSRREILLEYVQNVQPEFMELFVKRAPQQVVDAMRQTVTNMIGTLPPQFFAITVTTVAENLAQLMYSVLMTGYMFRNAQFRLELQESLEQAALPEAQEEKDSPDYASGTQKKVTGEVIRWNNVTGPEKIDALKYIELLEAEVEELNRQMERKSGSGYNELLEYLKTLEPQNIKELTSTAGEDVVLAMNSFIKRLLAVSDPSQMKTSVTETSAPELAKLLYWLMVVGYSIRNIEVRFDMERVLGTPPKLAELPPGENI; this is encoded by the exons ATGTCGTCGCTGACGTTGAAACCAACATTTCTCTTGCAATCTTACGGTTCTTCGTCTGTTGATAATCGACGGCTTTGTTCTTTAATTAGCTTCCAGAAGAAGAAAACATTTCGCAAACAAAGATTTACTTTGAGAGCTCAATCCTTCGATTCATCTCAAAAAAACAACGAAAATGACAGTAAAAACGAGTCGAAACCTCCCAACGGCTCTATG CAAAAGAGCAGAAGGGAAATTCTATTGGAGTATGTACAAAATGTACAACCAGAATTCATGGAGTTGTTTGTCAAAAGGGCCCCACAACAG GTAGTTGATGCGATGCGCCAAACTGTGacaaatatgattggaactttACCTCCACAATTTTTTGCCATTACTGTAACCACG GTGGCTGAAAATCTTGCTCAGCTTATGTATAGTGTGTTGATGACTGGATATATGTTTAGGAATGCTCAATTTCGACTAGAATTGCAAGAAAGCCTGGAACAGGCTGCCCTTCCTGAAGCACAGGAGGAAAAG GATTCACCAGATTATGCATCAGGTACCCAGAAAAAGGTGACTGGAGAAGTCATAAGGTGGAATAATGTAACAGGCCCTGAGAAAATAGACGCTTTGAAGTATATTGAGTTACTTGAAGCAGAAGTAGAAGAATTGAATCGTCAAATGGAAAGGAAATCTGGTAGCGGTTATAATGAGCTGTTGGAATATCTGAAGACTCTTGAGCCCCAAAATATCAAG GAGCTGACCAGTACGGCTGGAGAAGATGTTGTGCTCGCCATGAATTCATTCATTAAGCGTCTCTTAGCTGTTTCAGATCCTAGTCAAATGAAG ACTAGTGTAACAGAGACAAGTGCCCCAGAACTTGCCAAACTGCTATATTGGCTCATGGTGGTTGGTTATAGCATACGGAATATTGAAGTCCGCTTTGACATGGAACGGGTACTGGGTACTCCTCCAAAGCTCGCTGAGCTGCCTCCCGGTGAAAATATTTAG